In a single window of the Populus alba chromosome 16, ASM523922v2, whole genome shotgun sequence genome:
- the LOC118052724 gene encoding MYB-like transcription factor EOBII: MDKSPCNSQDVEVRKGPWTLEEDLILTNYIANHGEGVWNSLAKAAGLKRTGKSCRLRWLNYLRPDLRRGNITPEEQLLIMELHAKLGNRWSKIAKHLPGRTDNEIKNYWRTRIKKHTKQTEPFAAGSSETNEHGSSTCQVSSATDQMETYCPPLYQGDVGAFSGGNIPQELNENYWSMEDLWSMQLLNGD, translated from the exons ATGGATAAAAGTCCATGCAACTCTCAGGATGTTGAAGTGAGAAAAGGGCCATGGACCTTGGAAGAAGACTTGATCTTAACCAACTACATCGCGAACCATGGTGAAGGTGTATGGAACTCGCTTGCAAAAGCTGCAG GTCTGAAACGTACCGGAAAGAGTTGCAGGCTCCGTTGGCTCAACTACTTGCGGCCTGACCTTCGAAGAGGGAATATTACTCCTGAAGAACAGCTCTTGATCATGGAGCTGCATGCTAAGTTGGGAAACAG GTGGTCGAAAATTGCAAAGCATCTTCCAGGGAGGACCGACAACGAGATAAAGAATTACTGGAGAACTAGAATCAAGAAGCATACTAAGCAAACTGAACCATTTGCGGCGGGGAGTTCTGAGACTAATGAACATGGGAGCAGTACTTGCCAAGTTTCCAGCGCAACCGACCAAATGGAGACGTATTGTCCGCCATTATATCAAGGAGACGTGGGGGCTTTTTCTGGTGGGAATATACCTCAAGAACTGAACGAAAACTATTGGAGCATGGAGGATCTCTGGTCCATGCAACTGCTTAATGGCGATTAA